In Phocoena sinus isolate mPhoSin1 chromosome 10, mPhoSin1.pri, whole genome shotgun sequence, a single genomic region encodes these proteins:
- the BCL2L13 gene encoding bcl-2-like protein 13 isoform X3, producing MASSTTVPLGFHYETKYVVLSYLGLLSLEKLQEQHLSSPQGVQQDIASQSLDQEVLLKVKTEIEEELKSLDKEICEAFASTGFDRHTSPVFSPANPDSSVEDCLAHLGEKASQELRAPLLGALQTLLSRFWCL from the exons ATGGCGTCCTCTACTACTGTGCCTCTAGGATTTCACTATGAAACAAAGTATGTTGTCCTCAGCTACTTGGGACTCCTCTCTCTGGAGAAGCTGCAGGAGCAACATCTTTCCTCACCCCAAG GGGTTCAACAGGATATAGCTTCACAATCTCTGGATCAAGAAgttttattaaaagttaaaactgaAATTGAAGAAGAGCTAAAATCCCTGGACAAAGAAATTTGTGAAG CCTTCGCCAGCACAGGCTTCGACCGCCACACTTCGCCCGTGTTCAGCCCCGCAAACCCCGACAGCTCCGTAGAGGACTGCTTGGCTCATCTCGGGGAGAAGGCGTCGCAGGAGCTGAGGGCGCCTCTGCTCGGGGCCTTGCAGACGCTCCTCAGCCG